In the genome of Colwellia sp. PAMC 21821, the window TTAATTTCGTTATAAACTGGCGTCATAATAAATAAGGTCATGAACAAGGTAATGCCGATAATCACTTGGTTTGACGGTGTTTGTTGTAAACCAAACGCTTGTCGTAGAATGGCCATTACCACAACAATACGGGTGAAAGAGGTCATCATTATAACCGCGGCTGGGATGAAGCTCAGCGCGGTCATAAAAATTAATATTTGTAAGGTAACTGAGTATTCTTGTGAGCCATCAGGATTAGTGGTTAAGGTTAACGCTGATAGTGAAAGATCATCGGCGGCAAAACTCGTATTGCTAATCAGTAAAAACGACAAAATCGTAAACAGCAAAGTTACGATTTTGTTTAACGATAATAATGATTTTTTATTTTTGTTTATCATAAGTTTTCATAGCTTTTTGTTTGAGTAATTTAGCTAACGATTGAGCGAAATCGACACTATTTTCTTTAGCAGTTACCAAAGGTTCGTCGAGCGTTTCTAATAAGGTAATTTGCTGCGCAGTAACACCGAGTAAAAGTTGCTTTTCACCGGCTTGAACTACCACTAGTTTCTCTTTAGCACCAAGATGCAGGCTGGTGACTATTTTCAAACCATTAATACTATGACGCACACCTTGAAAGCGCTTTAATATCACCGCACTGACAATAATGACCGCAAGTACCATCAACAAGGACATGATCATGCTCATGGCATCCATGTTGGCAGTAACATGTTTACCCACCTCAACAGGTGTGTCTGCGGCTTCAACGGAAACAACTGTTGCTTCTAAAGGTGTAACCGCTTCTTCAACGGGAATAACCGCCTCTTGAACGGGGGTAACCGTTTCTGTTAGAGGTGTAACCGCTTTCGCAATAACAACCTGTGAAGTAACATCATTAACCACTTCTTCAGCATAACTAAATGCTAAAAAGGCCAACCATATAAAGCATACTGACAATATTTTTTTCATTAGTCGCTATTTTAACTTTTTGATACGTTCAACTTGGCTGATAACATCGGTTAAACGAATACCAAATTTATCGTTAACGACCACCACTTCACCGTGAGCGATTAAAGTACCATTAACCAAAACATCTAGGGCCTCTCCGGCAACACGGTCAAGTTCAACAACCGAACCTTGATTAAGCTGTAACAGGTTACGAATACTGATATGACTACGTCCCACTTCCATAGAAATAGTAACAGGTATGTCTAAAATAGCATCTAGCTTATGTTTTTCTTCACCTGAGATGGAGCCACTATCATCTTTTAAATCTTCTAATTCTACAGTTTCTGCAGCTTCAGAGGCAGCTTGTTCATCCATCGCTTCATCCCATTGACTTAAATCGTCTTCGTTTTCTGTACTCATGTTGTTTTTCCTCAATTTTCTTCGAGTAACGTCAAAATAACCACGCTATTCTTTTATTATTGCCTATTATGCTGTTATGCGATTTTTACACCACATTTAATAAATTTTTTTATAGATGCTTCTTTATAAATGCGACTTAAAGTTCATCTTCTAACAAATGCAGTTCAGAGTCATTGTCTAGACGTTTACCACCTTTGGTCAAAATGGTCAGTTCAGATTTCACAGACTGTGGACGTTTAATTTTTGATTCTATTTTCAACGCTAAATTATCACGACTTCTACCGAGCTTAGCTCTAAATGACGGTAAGTTCTCTACTAAGACGGTGATATGATCCGGCATTTCAATGGGGATAATATCACCCGCTTTAAAATCCATAATTTTTTGTAATGACAGTTTCACTTCTATAAATTTAGTCGATAATTCAACAGGAACATCCATAATTTCATCACGCAAAGCCTTCGACCAGCGCATATCGGTGTCTTCTTTATCACTTTGAACACCTGCATCGAGCAATTCACGAATCGGCTCTAACATTGCGTACGGTAATGCAACATGAAAGTCGCCACCACCGCCGTCTAGTTCAATATGAAAAGAACTAATAACCACAACTTCTGTTGGGCTAACAATATTGGCCATAGAAGGGTTAACTTCTGAATCAAGATATTCAAATGAAACATCCATCACCGGAGACCATGCTTCTTTGTAATCTTCAAAGATAATTTTTAGCAACATCTGTACGATACGACGTTCGGTAGGGGTAAACTCACGGCCCTCAATTTTGGCGTGATATCTACCGTCACCACCAAAAAAGTTATCCACTAAAATAAAAACTAATCGTGCTTCCATGGTAATTAATGCCGTGCCTTTTAATGGGCGAAAACGCACCATATTTAAGCTG includes:
- the fliM gene encoding flagellar motor switch protein FliM gives rise to the protein MSDLLSQEEIDALLHGVDDVEEEEIEEDYSQADGGTTDYDFSSQDRIVRGRMPTLEMVNERFARHMRISLFNMMRRSAEVSINGIQMIKFGEYVHTLFVPTSLNMVRFRPLKGTALITMEARLVFILVDNFFGGDGRYHAKIEGREFTPTERRIVQMLLKIIFEDYKEAWSPVMDVSFEYLDSEVNPSMANIVSPTEVVVISSFHIELDGGGGDFHVALPYAMLEPIRELLDAGVQSDKEDTDMRWSKALRDEIMDVPVELSTKFIEVKLSLQKIMDFKAGDIIPIEMPDHITVLVENLPSFRAKLGRSRDNLALKIESKIKRPQSVKSELTILTKGGKRLDNDSELHLLEDEL
- the fliO gene encoding flagellar biosynthetic protein FliO, translated to MKKILSVCFIWLAFLAFSYAEEVVNDVTSQVVIAKAVTPLTETVTPVQEAVIPVEEAVTPLEATVVSVEAADTPVEVGKHVTANMDAMSMIMSLLMVLAVIIVSAVILKRFQGVRHSINGLKIVTSLHLGAKEKLVVVQAGEKQLLLGVTAQQITLLETLDEPLVTAKENSVDFAQSLAKLLKQKAMKTYDKQK
- the fliN gene encoding flagellar motor switch protein FliN, yielding MDEQAASEAAETVELEDLKDDSGSISGEEKHKLDAILDIPVTISMEVGRSHISIRNLLQLNQGSVVELDRVAGEALDVLVNGTLIAHGEVVVVNDKFGIRLTDVISQVERIKKLK